The following coding sequences lie in one Fimbriiglobus ruber genomic window:
- a CDS encoding DUF2312 domain-containing protein: protein MIDTSQSADQLRSVIERVEKLEEEKAAIAGDIRDVFAEAKGNGFDVKAIRQIIKLRKLDASERDEQESILDTYLRALGMAPELEDDEEAA from the coding sequence ATGATCGACACCAGTCAGTCAGCCGACCAACTTAGGAGTGTTATCGAGCGAGTCGAGAAGTTGGAAGAAGAGAAGGCCGCGATCGCGGGTGACATCCGCGACGTATTCGCCGAAGCTAAAGGAAATGGCTTTGACGTGAAGGCGATTCGCCAGATTATCAAGCTCCGGAAGCTGGACGCCAGCGAACGCGACGAGCAGGAATCGATTCTCGATACCTACCTCCGTGCCCTCGGGATGGCCCCCGAGTTGGAAGACGACGAGGAGGCGGCATGA
- the ssb gene encoding single-stranded DNA-binding protein: protein MAGSINRVTLLGHLGKDPEIRKTQDGREIATLSVATSESWKDRNTGERRERVEWHRAVIFNDGLTGVARDYLRKGSKVYLEGQLQTRKWTDQSGQERYATEVVLQGFGATLVLLDPKREDAPAASSARADEPAASQPIDDEIPF from the coding sequence ATGGCAGGAAGCATCAATCGGGTCACCTTACTTGGTCACCTGGGTAAAGACCCGGAGATCCGCAAAACGCAGGACGGGAGGGAGATCGCCACGCTTTCGGTGGCCACGTCCGAATCGTGGAAGGATCGGAATACGGGCGAACGCCGCGAGCGTGTCGAGTGGCACCGCGCAGTCATCTTCAACGATGGATTAACCGGTGTCGCCCGCGATTATCTGCGGAAGGGCTCGAAAGTGTATCTCGAAGGTCAGCTTCAAACCCGGAAGTGGACGGACCAAAGCGGACAGGAGAGGTACGCCACCGAGGTTGTTCTTCAAGGGTTCGGGGCCACTCTGGTCCTTCTGGACCCGAAACGAGAGGACGCTCCCGCGGCATCATCGGCCCGCGCGGACGAGCCGGCGGCATCACAACCTATTGATGATGAAATACCGTTTTAA
- the bet gene encoding phage recombination protein Bet has translation MTDIAHRSYSASQLSLIRRTVAKDTNQDEFDLFIEICKQQGLDPFKKQIFAQVYNKDKADKRQIVIVTSIDGYRAKAQRCGDYRPAEEETRFETDSSLKDPQSNPMGLVRAVVRVFKFGPDKVWYPVVGEARWDEFAPLDDAEFDWVDTGETWPDTGKPKKKKVARSAKKTLKEGNWKNMPHVMLGKCAEAQALRRGWPEALSGLYVQEEMDKVHLDMSATEAVEAHERDERLKRTATKETIPAIFEMTEGLQLVPLGRFADRVIEYVGTFDDVVSFDFWQSQNQPGLRQFWAYASTDALELKKKLEQRRSELVAGGLAA, from the coding sequence ATGACCGACATCGCCCACAGGAGTTACTCCGCCTCTCAGTTGTCCTTGATCCGCCGGACGGTCGCCAAGGACACCAACCAGGATGAATTCGACCTGTTCATCGAGATCTGCAAACAGCAGGGATTGGACCCGTTCAAAAAGCAGATCTTCGCCCAGGTCTACAACAAGGATAAGGCGGACAAGCGGCAGATCGTGATCGTGACCAGCATCGACGGATACCGGGCGAAAGCCCAGCGGTGTGGGGATTACCGGCCGGCCGAGGAGGAAACCCGGTTCGAGACCGACTCTTCGCTGAAAGATCCGCAGAGCAATCCGATGGGGTTGGTTCGTGCGGTCGTGCGGGTGTTTAAGTTCGGCCCGGACAAGGTGTGGTATCCCGTGGTCGGGGAAGCCCGGTGGGACGAGTTCGCCCCCCTCGATGACGCCGAGTTCGACTGGGTGGACACGGGCGAGACGTGGCCGGATACCGGAAAGCCGAAGAAAAAGAAAGTGGCCAGGAGTGCGAAGAAAACGCTGAAAGAAGGCAACTGGAAGAACATGCCGCACGTCATGCTCGGCAAGTGTGCGGAGGCGCAGGCGTTGCGGAGGGGCTGGCCGGAAGCGCTCAGCGGCTTGTACGTCCAGGAGGAGATGGACAAGGTTCACCTGGACATGTCCGCCACGGAGGCGGTGGAGGCGCACGAGCGGGACGAGCGGCTTAAGCGGACCGCCACGAAGGAGACGATCCCCGCGATCTTCGAGATGACAGAGGGCCTCCAACTCGTTCCCCTGGGGCGGTTCGCGGACCGAGTCATCGAGTACGTCGGCACGTTCGATGATGTGGTCTCGTTCGACTTTTGGCAGTCTCAGAACCAGCCCGGGCTGCGACAGTTCTGGGCTTATGCTTCGACTGATGCTCTGGAGTTGAAGAAGAAGTTGGAACAGCGGCGTTCCGAACTAGTGGCTGGGGGCTTAGCTGCATGA